The Urbifossiella limnaea genome has a window encoding:
- a CDS encoding GTPase — MTRVSVLTPAGSAAIATVAVTGPRAWGLTRWLFRPAGGRTLPDAPEPHRFWVGRLADGDEVVLAVRAVTPEVCVELHGHGGRRVVRQTVEAFTARGCVEDGAARSDVWELLSRAPTLRTANILLDQAHGAFDRAVRAALVALDDDTDARPLLAELARFAPIGRHLVEPWKVVVAGPPNVGKSSLVNALAGYQRAVVSPTPGTTRDVVTTALAFDGWPVELADTAGLRDAAGLEAEGIERARARLATADLVLWVTDASTDDPEWPDDETSALVPPPTTRWVLVLNKSDCGLDRSPNQPPGAVPVSALTGDGIPGLASWIAYRLVPDSLPPGAAVPYTPELAETVTRAHAALAFGQSDEAARLLRSCVTAEPPAG, encoded by the coding sequence ATGACCCGCGTGTCCGTCCTCACCCCGGCCGGGTCCGCCGCCATCGCCACCGTGGCGGTGACCGGCCCCCGCGCGTGGGGGCTGACACGCTGGCTGTTCCGCCCCGCCGGCGGCCGGACGCTGCCCGACGCCCCTGAGCCACACCGCTTCTGGGTCGGCCGCCTCGCCGACGGCGACGAGGTGGTGCTCGCCGTGCGGGCCGTCACACCCGAGGTGTGTGTCGAGCTGCACGGCCACGGCGGCCGCCGCGTCGTGCGGCAGACGGTGGAGGCGTTCACCGCCCGCGGGTGCGTCGAGGACGGGGCCGCCCGCAGCGACGTGTGGGAACTCCTGTCCCGCGCCCCGACGCTGCGCACCGCGAACATCCTGCTCGACCAGGCGCACGGCGCCTTCGACCGGGCCGTCCGCGCCGCCCTCGTCGCTCTCGACGACGACACAGACGCCCGCCCGCTCCTCGCCGAACTCGCACGCTTCGCCCCAATCGGCCGGCACCTCGTGGAGCCGTGGAAGGTGGTGGTCGCGGGCCCGCCGAACGTCGGCAAGAGTTCGCTGGTGAACGCGCTGGCCGGCTACCAGCGCGCGGTCGTGTCGCCGACCCCCGGCACGACGCGCGACGTGGTGACGACGGCGCTCGCGTTCGACGGCTGGCCGGTCGAGCTGGCCGACACCGCGGGGTTGCGCGACGCCGCCGGCCTTGAGGCGGAGGGGATCGAACGAGCGCGGGCGCGGCTGGCGACGGCCGATCTGGTGTTGTGGGTGACGGACGCGAGTACGGACGACCCCGAATGGCCCGACGACGAGACGTCTGCCCTCGTTCCCCCGCCGACGACCCGCTGGGTGCTCGTTCTGAACAAGTCGGACTGCGGCCTCGACCGTTCCCCCAACCAACCCCCCGGTGCGGTTCCTGTCTCCGCCCTGACGGGAGATGGGATTCCCGGGCTGGCTTCGTGGATCGCCTACCGGCTCGTTCCCGACTCGCTCCCGCCTGGTGCCGCTGTGCCGTACACCCCGGAGTTGGCCGAGACGGTGACTCGCGCCCACGCCGCGCTGGCATTCGGACAATCGGACGAGGCAGCCCGGCTACTCCGTTCCTGCGTCACCGCCGAACCGCCGGCGGGATAA
- a CDS encoding fumarylacetoacetate hydrolase family protein, which yields MQLGKVRRPNGRVGVVLVESGHVFDLDMTRKPGVHTLADVLHAPDPLRLARELIDAGSTSEPAGRQVYLAPVDKQEVWAAGVTYKRSKVAREEESKGAAQFYDKVYTAPRPELFLKATPARVVHPGEPVKVRADSTWSVPEPELALVVSPDLRIVGYTVGNDMSARDIEGENPLYLPQAKIYKQSCSIGPLVTLAAKMPPLAGVEIKLTIKRGGTTAFEGSTTLEQLSRTPESLVEWLGKENAFPDGALLLTGTGIVPPDEFTLKPGDAVSISITGIGTLSNPVV from the coding sequence ATGCAGCTCGGGAAAGTCCGTCGGCCGAACGGCCGCGTCGGCGTCGTGCTCGTCGAGTCCGGCCACGTCTTCGACCTCGACATGACCCGCAAGCCGGGCGTCCACACCCTCGCCGACGTGCTCCACGCCCCCGACCCCCTCCGGCTGGCGCGCGAACTCATCGACGCGGGAAGCACGTCGGAGCCGGCCGGGCGGCAGGTGTATCTGGCGCCGGTGGACAAGCAGGAGGTGTGGGCTGCGGGCGTGACGTACAAGCGGAGCAAAGTGGCCCGCGAGGAAGAGAGCAAGGGGGCGGCCCAGTTCTACGACAAGGTGTACACGGCGCCGCGGCCGGAGCTGTTCCTGAAGGCCACGCCGGCGCGGGTGGTCCACCCCGGCGAGCCGGTGAAGGTGCGGGCCGACAGCACCTGGAGCGTGCCGGAGCCGGAGTTGGCGCTGGTGGTGTCGCCGGACCTGCGGATCGTGGGGTACACGGTCGGCAACGACATGAGCGCCCGCGACATCGAGGGCGAGAACCCGCTGTACCTGCCGCAGGCGAAGATCTACAAGCAGTCGTGCAGCATCGGCCCGCTGGTGACGCTGGCCGCGAAGATGCCGCCGCTGGCCGGCGTGGAGATCAAGCTGACGATCAAGCGCGGCGGAACGACGGCGTTCGAGGGGAGCACGACGCTGGAGCAACTGTCGCGGACGCCGGAGAGCCTGGTCGAGTGGCTCGGCAAGGAAAACGCCTTCCCCGACGGCGCGCTGCTGCTGACGGGCACCGGCATCGTGCCGCCGGACGAGTTCACGCTGAAGCCGGGCGACGCGGTGAGCATCAGCATCACGGGAATCGGCACGCTGTCGAACCCGGTGGTGTGA
- a CDS encoding Rieske 2Fe-2S domain-containing protein, whose protein sequence is MGMLDHWQPVLRSAELRAKPVGVTVAGEPIAVFRTAAGLGALADACPHRKLKLSIGTVVGEKLRCQYHGWTFDACGSGESPGSPKLHACTTSYDVREEHGLVWLKSRQSRPEFPRLAPDGFHPVCTLSHVLPAPLELAVDNFTEIEHSGTVHTTFGYDLERMNEVKVRFESTASSVRVINEGPTKRLNPVFAWFLGIKPGDTFHDDWTTYFSPLYSVYDHWWTSPDGSREGMVRWRLYLFFVPIDDRSTRLFSVTYAKSRYPGPMGGLRLVRRLFAREIDREVTADVNMLHHLADYDTGIAGLKLSRFDKVLGLTRERIGTIYRGESPRTLRLVA, encoded by the coding sequence ATGGGGATGCTCGACCACTGGCAGCCGGTGCTTCGCTCGGCGGAGCTGCGGGCGAAGCCGGTCGGCGTCACGGTCGCCGGCGAGCCGATCGCCGTGTTCCGCACCGCCGCCGGCCTCGGCGCGCTGGCCGACGCCTGCCCACACCGGAAGCTGAAGTTGAGCATCGGCACCGTCGTCGGCGAGAAGCTGCGGTGCCAGTACCACGGGTGGACGTTCGACGCGTGCGGCAGCGGCGAGAGCCCCGGCAGCCCGAAGCTCCACGCCTGCACCACCAGCTACGACGTGCGCGAGGAGCACGGCCTGGTGTGGCTCAAGTCCCGCCAGTCGAGGCCGGAGTTCCCGCGGCTCGCCCCGGACGGCTTCCACCCGGTGTGCACGCTCAGCCACGTCTTGCCGGCGCCGCTGGAACTGGCGGTGGACAATTTCACCGAGATCGAGCACAGCGGCACCGTCCACACCACGTTCGGTTACGACCTGGAGCGGATGAACGAGGTGAAGGTGCGGTTCGAGAGCACCGCTTCCAGCGTCCGTGTGATCAACGAGGGGCCGACGAAGCGGCTGAACCCGGTGTTCGCGTGGTTCCTCGGCATCAAGCCGGGCGACACGTTCCACGACGACTGGACGACGTACTTCTCGCCGCTGTACAGCGTGTACGACCACTGGTGGACGAGCCCGGACGGGAGCCGCGAGGGGATGGTGCGGTGGCGGCTGTACCTGTTCTTCGTGCCGATCGACGACCGGAGCACGCGGCTGTTCTCGGTGACGTACGCGAAGTCGCGCTACCCCGGCCCGATGGGCGGGCTGCGGCTGGTGCGGCGGCTGTTCGCCCGGGAGATCGACCGCGAAGTGACGGCCGACGTGAACATGCTCCACCACCTGGCCGACTACGACACCGGCATCGCGGGCCTGAAGCTGAGCCGGTTCGACAAGGTGCTCGGGCTGACGCGCGAGCGGATCGGCACGATCTACCGCGGCGAGTCACCGCGGACGCTGCGCCTCGTGGCGTGA
- a CDS encoding type III pantothenate kinase — MLPAVVVDIGNTRVKWGRCAADGIADVVALPPDPAAWAAQVAAWGLGRGTRWAVGGVNPPVADALAAWVESIGGTCHHFRSPTELPIPLLVDEPAAVGIDRVFGALAARSLVPPSTPAVTVDVGTAVTVNLVDAAGAFRGGAIFPGPRLMALALRDRTAQLPLVELTGSPEGLGPATNTAAAIRTGIESAVVGGVHGLICGALDAAPAPGAWVFITGGAATVLAPYHLRDVTMTREPALNLLGIRLAAAALG, encoded by the coding sequence ATGCTTCCCGCCGTGGTCGTGGACATCGGCAACACCCGCGTTAAATGGGGCCGGTGCGCCGCCGACGGCATCGCCGACGTGGTCGCGCTGCCGCCCGACCCCGCGGCGTGGGCCGCGCAGGTCGCCGCGTGGGGGCTCGGCCGCGGCACCCGCTGGGCCGTCGGCGGCGTCAACCCGCCGGTCGCCGACGCCCTCGCCGCGTGGGTCGAATCCATCGGCGGAACCTGTCATCACTTCCGGTCACCCACGGAATTGCCGATCCCGCTCCTGGTGGACGAGCCCGCCGCCGTCGGCATCGACCGCGTGTTCGGCGCGCTGGCGGCCCGGTCTCTCGTCCCCCCCAGTACGCCGGCCGTGACCGTGGACGTGGGGACGGCGGTCACGGTGAACCTGGTGGACGCGGCGGGGGCGTTCCGCGGCGGCGCCATCTTCCCCGGCCCACGGCTCATGGCGCTGGCGCTGCGCGACCGCACCGCACAACTGCCGCTCGTCGAACTCACGGGCTCGCCCGAGGGGTTGGGGCCGGCGACGAACACGGCCGCGGCCATCCGCACCGGGATCGAGTCGGCGGTCGTCGGCGGGGTACACGGGCTGATCTGCGGTGCGCTCGACGCGGCCCCCGCCCCCGGGGCGTGGGTGTTCATCACCGGCGGCGCGGCCACAGTGCTGGCCCCCTACCACCTGCGGGACGTCACGATGACGCGCGAACCGGCGCTGAACCTCCTCGGCATCCGCCTCGCCGCGGCGGCGCTGGGGTGA
- a CDS encoding DUF1559 domain-containing protein — MPTSRRAAFTLIELLVVIAIIAILIGLLLPAVQKVREAAARIKCTNNMKQLGLALHNYESARGEFPMSKRLFKDATLPEAAQRSWMPDALPYIEQGALLAQYDLRENWWVGNNGVLAQTQLRVVQCPSTPNPDRLQNKIEVTPPNKVGACTDYYVVEGIHANFNTNAGLTGTDQVTGDRAGAMTGWTAVTAPRPSNRITSVLDGTSNTMLVGENAGREDVYRNGKLAAAANATTAAADCARARGGAWATNDNPFEIGQLVNWCGGGAAPGLPPTPMKVNGSNEWGYLFYSMHPGGANVTMADGSVRFVRESTPVRTLGILATRAGGEVAPSE, encoded by the coding sequence GTGCCAACGTCCCGCCGTGCCGCGTTCACCCTCATCGAACTGCTGGTGGTCATCGCCATCATCGCCATCCTGATCGGGCTGCTGCTCCCGGCGGTGCAGAAGGTCCGCGAGGCGGCGGCGCGGATCAAGTGCACCAACAACATGAAGCAGCTCGGCCTCGCGCTGCACAACTACGAGAGCGCCCGCGGCGAGTTCCCGATGTCGAAGCGGCTGTTCAAGGACGCCACCCTCCCCGAGGCGGCTCAGCGGAGCTGGATGCCCGACGCCCTGCCGTACATCGAGCAGGGCGCCCTGCTGGCGCAGTACGACCTGCGGGAGAACTGGTGGGTCGGCAACAACGGCGTCCTGGCCCAGACGCAGCTCCGCGTCGTGCAGTGCCCGTCCACCCCGAACCCGGACCGCCTCCAGAACAAGATCGAGGTCACCCCGCCGAACAAGGTCGGCGCCTGCACCGACTACTACGTCGTCGAGGGAATCCACGCCAACTTCAACACCAACGCCGGGCTGACCGGCACGGACCAGGTCACCGGGGACCGGGCCGGGGCGATGACCGGCTGGACGGCGGTCACGGCCCCGCGGCCGTCCAACCGGATCACGTCGGTCCTCGACGGCACGTCGAACACCATGCTCGTCGGGGAGAACGCCGGCCGCGAGGACGTGTACCGCAACGGCAAGCTGGCGGCCGCGGCGAACGCGACCACCGCCGCGGCCGACTGCGCCCGCGCCCGCGGCGGGGCGTGGGCGACGAACGACAACCCGTTCGAGATCGGCCAGCTGGTCAACTGGTGCGGCGGCGGGGCAGCGCCGGGCCTGCCGCCGACGCCGATGAAGGTGAACGGGTCGAACGAGTGGGGCTACCTGTTCTACTCGATGCACCCCGGCGGCGCGAACGTGACGATGGCCGACGGGTCGGTGCGGTTCGTGCGCGAGAGCACGCCGGTGCGCACCCTCGGCATCCTCGCCACCCGCGCCGGCGGCGAGGTGGCGCCTTCGGAATGA
- a CDS encoding riboflavin synthase, producing the protein MFTGLVQTLGTVRAAEADGDGGRRFRVAGFGEELAVGESVAVNGACMTVTARGADGFAFQAGPESLLRTNLGALAPGDAVNLERALRAGDLLGGHFVTGHVDAVGRIEERTTTGEWETVWFGFPPGWDELLVEKGSVAVDGVSLTVVDVRPDRFSVMLIPHTRAHTTLGPKGVGAAVNLEFDLLAKHVRKLVRRV; encoded by the coding sequence ATGTTCACCGGTCTGGTGCAAACGCTCGGCACGGTACGGGCCGCCGAGGCCGACGGCGACGGCGGCCGCCGCTTCCGCGTGGCCGGGTTCGGCGAGGAACTGGCCGTCGGCGAGAGCGTGGCGGTGAACGGCGCGTGCATGACGGTCACCGCCCGCGGCGCCGACGGCTTCGCCTTCCAGGCCGGCCCCGAGAGCCTGCTGCGGACGAACCTGGGGGCGCTGGCCCCCGGCGACGCGGTGAACCTGGAGCGCGCCCTCCGCGCCGGCGACCTGCTCGGCGGCCACTTCGTCACCGGCCACGTCGACGCCGTGGGGCGCATTGAAGAACGCACCACGACCGGCGAGTGGGAGACGGTGTGGTTCGGCTTCCCGCCCGGCTGGGACGAGCTGCTCGTGGAGAAGGGCTCGGTGGCGGTGGACGGCGTGAGCCTGACGGTGGTGGACGTGCGGCCGGACCGGTTCAGTGTGATGCTGATCCCGCACACCCGGGCGCACACCACGCTCGGCCCGAAGGGCGTCGGCGCGGCCGTGAACCTGGAGTTCGACCTGCTGGCCAAGCACGTCCGCAAACTGGTGCGCCGCGTATAA
- the argS gene encoding arginine--tRNA ligase, protein MNLLTHLRTLFAPAVSAAAADPAKVPDYLAAVKPAGNPDHGDYQANFAMALAKAAGKKPPDVAREIVAALPVTTDIEPPTVAGPGFINVKFTPAFLARAVRELATDERLGLPVAANPRTYVIDLSGPNVAKPLHVGHLRSTIIGDALVRVLRALGHTVVGDNHLGDWGTQFGILLYGYKHHRDDAAFAADPVRELARLYVAVRKLFKQAGDDDEEGPTDDPVKKACQEETAKLHAGDAENVALWQTFMPACLEMLRPIYDRLDVKIDHALGESFYNPMLPGVVADLLAKGLARESKGAVVIPNAKGVIPQTDEEAKKEEPPAIVRKRDGAFTYTTTDLATVKYRMDTWKPDAMLYVVDARQALHFKTLFAAARRWGYDRVEFQHVQFGSIVGKDKKPFQTRTGGVVELSSLLDEAAEAALTKYEASYADRKAHGHDVPELTDAVKRDIAEVVGIGAVKYADLSGNRTSDYVYDADKMTATEGNTASYMQYAYARCCAIFRRENIDPGRFRTDPPAVILGEPAERALALQLLRFPEAVEAAAADYLPHLVTGYLWDLAKAYSVFFENCPVLKAPAPELRDSRLLLVDLVGRTIRRALDLLGIRVVERM, encoded by the coding sequence ATGAACCTGTTGACCCATCTCCGCACCCTGTTCGCGCCGGCGGTGTCGGCCGCGGCCGCGGACCCGGCGAAGGTGCCGGACTACCTCGCCGCCGTGAAGCCGGCCGGCAACCCCGACCACGGCGACTACCAGGCCAACTTCGCCATGGCGCTCGCCAAGGCCGCGGGGAAGAAGCCGCCGGACGTGGCCCGCGAGATCGTCGCCGCCCTCCCCGTGACCACCGACATCGAGCCGCCGACCGTCGCCGGTCCGGGCTTCATCAACGTCAAGTTCACGCCCGCGTTCCTGGCCCGCGCCGTGCGCGAGCTGGCCACCGACGAGCGCCTCGGCCTGCCGGTCGCGGCGAACCCGCGGACGTACGTCATCGACTTGAGCGGCCCGAACGTGGCGAAGCCGCTGCACGTCGGCCACCTCCGCAGCACGATCATCGGCGACGCCCTGGTGCGCGTCCTCCGGGCGCTCGGCCACACCGTCGTCGGCGACAACCACCTCGGCGACTGGGGGACGCAGTTCGGCATCCTCTTGTACGGCTACAAGCACCACCGCGACGACGCGGCCTTCGCCGCCGACCCGGTCCGCGAGCTGGCCCGCCTGTACGTCGCGGTGCGGAAGCTGTTCAAGCAGGCCGGCGACGACGACGAGGAGGGGCCGACCGACGACCCGGTGAAGAAGGCCTGCCAGGAGGAGACGGCGAAGCTCCACGCCGGCGACGCCGAGAACGTCGCCCTGTGGCAGACGTTCATGCCGGCGTGCCTCGAAATGCTCCGCCCGATCTACGACCGGCTCGACGTGAAGATCGACCACGCGCTCGGCGAGAGCTTCTACAACCCGATGCTCCCCGGCGTCGTGGCCGACCTGCTGGCGAAGGGGCTGGCGCGCGAGAGCAAGGGCGCCGTCGTCATCCCGAACGCAAAGGGCGTGATCCCGCAGACGGACGAGGAGGCGAAGAAAGAGGAGCCGCCGGCGATCGTCCGCAAGCGCGACGGGGCGTTCACCTACACCACCACCGACCTCGCCACCGTCAAGTACCGGATGGACACCTGGAAGCCGGACGCGATGCTCTACGTCGTGGACGCCCGCCAGGCGCTCCACTTCAAGACGCTGTTCGCCGCCGCCCGCCGCTGGGGGTACGACCGCGTCGAGTTCCAGCACGTCCAGTTCGGGTCGATCGTGGGGAAGGACAAGAAGCCATTCCAGACCCGCACCGGCGGCGTGGTCGAACTGTCGTCGCTGCTCGACGAGGCGGCGGAGGCGGCGCTGACGAAGTACGAGGCGAGCTACGCCGACCGCAAGGCGCACGGCCACGACGTGCCCGAGCTGACGGACGCGGTGAAGCGCGACATCGCCGAGGTGGTCGGCATCGGCGCGGTGAAGTACGCCGACCTGAGCGGCAACCGCACCAGCGACTACGTCTACGACGCGGACAAGATGACCGCGACGGAGGGGAACACGGCGAGCTACATGCAGTACGCCTACGCCCGCTGCTGCGCCATCTTCCGCCGCGAGAACATTGACCCCGGCCGCTTCCGCACCGACCCGCCGGCGGTGATCCTGGGCGAGCCGGCCGAGCGGGCGCTGGCGCTGCAGCTGCTCCGCTTCCCGGAGGCGGTCGAGGCCGCGGCGGCGGACTACCTGCCCCACCTCGTCACTGGCTACCTGTGGGACCTGGCGAAGGCGTACAGCGTGTTCTTCGAGAACTGCCCGGTGCTGAAGGCGCCGGCGCCCGAGCTCCGCGACAGCCGGCTGCTGCTGGTGGACCTCGTGGGCCGCACCATCCGACGGGCGCTCGACCTGCTCGGCATCCGCGTCGTGGAGCGGATGTAG
- a CDS encoding phosphatase PAP2 family protein, whose translation MRHHRNRFALERLEPRDVPAAQFAAVGSDAGDIGRAQLVDTETGTPRYSVFPFGTDFTGGVSVAAGDVNGDGVTDLIAAPGAGGGPVVKVFDGVTGVELYNQLVFDASFRGGVYVAAGDTNLDGKAEIIAGAGEGGGPAVTVIDGGTGAVASSFFAYGDGFRGGVRVAAGDVDGDGRADVIAGAGPGGAPHVRAVSVAAGGRELASFLAYDAAFAGGVFVAAGDLDADGRTDIVTGTGAGGGPLVNSFRGDGTAFDSFVIGDGSSRAGVRVGVVHRGYTADIATVVPGAGVGRFTPTGEPTDASGLTGNGWVSGPAEATPDAALLWNQVALRAVAADATPAPAAARALAMLHIAVFESANVIVRRYESYSFTPGSPDDADPEAAALLAGEQVLSGLFPEQATEFVRIRNARLALIPDGTAKDGGLQTGAQEAEFLLFIRGFDGSAEAGSVPFTPGTNPGDWRPTPPDNAPFLLPGWGNVSTFAIGSAAVFRPNGPPEVSSLEYAAELNAVQQLGRIDSSTRTADQTQQALFWAGGAGASAVTQDVVRRENLDLLDSARAFALVAMAAADAAIVAWDSKLTFARWRPITAVREAGGDDNPGTTADPTWTPLLATPNHPDYISDTAAVTAAGAAVLTALFGEGYAFRAYSPALPGVTRSFAGFADAAAEAAQSGVSGGVQFPSSAADGLAAGEAVGGVVVGTKLRPLA comes from the coding sequence ATGCGTCACCACCGGAACCGGTTCGCGCTGGAGCGCCTCGAACCCCGCGACGTGCCGGCGGCCCAGTTCGCGGCCGTCGGCTCCGACGCCGGCGACATCGGCCGCGCGCAGCTGGTGGACACGGAGACCGGCACGCCGCGCTACAGCGTCTTCCCGTTCGGCACCGACTTCACCGGCGGCGTCAGCGTCGCGGCGGGGGACGTGAACGGCGACGGCGTCACCGACCTGATCGCGGCGCCCGGCGCCGGCGGCGGGCCGGTGGTCAAGGTGTTCGACGGCGTCACCGGGGTCGAACTCTACAACCAACTCGTGTTCGACGCGTCGTTCCGCGGCGGGGTGTACGTCGCGGCCGGCGACACGAACCTCGACGGCAAGGCGGAAATCATCGCCGGCGCCGGCGAGGGCGGCGGCCCGGCCGTGACCGTCATCGACGGCGGCACCGGTGCCGTCGCCAGCAGTTTCTTCGCGTACGGCGACGGCTTCCGCGGCGGCGTCCGCGTCGCGGCCGGCGACGTGGACGGCGACGGCCGGGCCGACGTGATCGCGGGCGCCGGCCCGGGCGGGGCGCCGCACGTGCGGGCCGTCAGCGTCGCGGCCGGCGGCCGGGAACTCGCCAGCTTCCTGGCCTACGACGCCGCCTTCGCCGGCGGCGTGTTCGTCGCGGCCGGCGACCTCGACGCCGACGGCCGGACCGACATCGTCACCGGCACCGGCGCCGGCGGCGGCCCGCTGGTGAACAGCTTCCGCGGCGACGGCACCGCGTTCGACTCGTTCGTCATCGGCGACGGCAGCTCCCGGGCCGGCGTCCGCGTCGGCGTCGTCCACCGCGGGTACACCGCCGACATCGCCACCGTCGTCCCCGGCGCCGGCGTCGGCCGCTTCACCCCGACCGGCGAACCGACGGACGCCTCCGGCCTGACGGGGAACGGGTGGGTGAGCGGCCCCGCGGAGGCGACGCCGGACGCGGCACTACTGTGGAACCAGGTGGCGCTGCGGGCCGTCGCCGCCGACGCCACCCCGGCGCCGGCCGCGGCCCGGGCGCTGGCGATGCTCCACATCGCCGTCTTCGAGTCGGCGAACGTCATCGTCCGGCGGTACGAGTCGTACAGTTTCACCCCCGGGTCGCCCGACGACGCCGACCCCGAGGCGGCGGCGCTGCTCGCCGGGGAGCAGGTGCTGTCGGGCCTCTTCCCGGAGCAAGCCACCGAGTTCGTCCGCATCCGCAACGCCCGGCTGGCGCTGATCCCGGACGGCACGGCGAAGGACGGCGGCCTCCAGACCGGCGCCCAAGAAGCGGAATTCCTCCTCTTCATCCGGGGGTTCGACGGCTCGGCCGAGGCCGGCTCGGTGCCGTTCACCCCGGGCACCAACCCCGGCGACTGGCGGCCGACGCCGCCCGACAACGCCCCGTTCCTGCTCCCCGGCTGGGGCAACGTGTCCACGTTCGCCATCGGGTCGGCGGCCGTGTTCCGCCCGAACGGCCCGCCGGAAGTGTCGAGCCTCGAGTACGCGGCCGAGCTGAACGCGGTGCAGCAACTCGGCCGGATCGACAGTAGCACCCGCACCGCGGACCAGACGCAGCAGGCGCTCTTCTGGGCCGGCGGGGCGGGCGCGAGCGCCGTGACGCAGGACGTGGTCCGCCGCGAGAACCTCGACCTGCTCGACTCGGCGCGGGCGTTCGCGCTGGTGGCGATGGCCGCGGCCGACGCCGCGATCGTGGCCTGGGACTCGAAGCTGACGTTCGCGCGCTGGCGGCCGATCACCGCGGTCCGCGAGGCGGGCGGCGACGACAACCCCGGCACGACTGCGGACCCGACTTGGACGCCGCTACTGGCGACGCCGAACCACCCGGACTACATCTCGGACACGGCGGCGGTGACCGCCGCTGGCGCGGCAGTACTGACGGCGCTCTTCGGCGAGGGGTACGCCTTCCGCGCGTACTCGCCGGCGCTGCCGGGGGTAACGCGGTCCTTTGCCGGCTTCGCCGACGCCGCGGCGGAGGCGGCGCAAAGCGGCGTTTCCGGCGGGGTGCAGTTCCCGTCGTCGGCCGCGGACGGCCTCGCCGCCGGGGAGGCGGTCGGCGGCGTGGTCGTGGGCACGAAGCTGCGGCCGCTGGCGTGA
- the obgE gene encoding GTPase ObgE, producing the protein MFVDRVELYVKGGDGGRGAVSFRREKYVPRGGPDGGDGGDGGSVIVRADPNADNLAGLTMKKHWKAKNGEAGSGARCAGSDAEDVILLVPPGTIIRDRDRGNVLKDLTTEGEEVVVAKGGRGGRGNHHFKSATNRTPRQFGPGEDGEERHISLELKVIADAGLVGFPNAGKSTLLSRLSRATPEIAPYPFTTKHPHLGIVTLGDAGFVLADLPGLIEGAAQGVGLGHEFLRHVERTRVLVHVVEPFPSDAADPVKNYHTIRKELADYTIPLDGRPEIVCVSKAELPGADAVRDKLAAELGREVLLFSAVTGQGLSGVVGRVLALLTELKAAEPKEVRRPPVEFPTEAAVRTEDFKTQPVPSITPPADAGG; encoded by the coding sequence ATGTTCGTCGATCGTGTCGAGTTGTACGTGAAGGGCGGGGACGGCGGCCGCGGGGCCGTGTCGTTCCGGCGCGAGAAGTACGTCCCGCGCGGCGGCCCCGACGGTGGCGACGGCGGCGACGGCGGGTCGGTCATCGTCCGCGCCGACCCGAACGCCGACAACCTCGCCGGCCTCACCATGAAGAAGCACTGGAAGGCCAAGAACGGCGAAGCCGGCTCCGGCGCCCGCTGCGCCGGGTCCGACGCCGAGGACGTGATCCTCCTCGTGCCGCCGGGCACCATCATCCGCGACCGCGACCGCGGCAACGTCCTGAAAGACCTGACCACCGAGGGCGAGGAAGTGGTGGTGGCGAAGGGCGGCCGCGGCGGCCGCGGCAACCACCACTTCAAGAGCGCCACGAACCGCACGCCGCGCCAGTTCGGGCCGGGCGAGGACGGCGAGGAGCGGCACATCAGCCTGGAGCTGAAGGTGATCGCCGACGCCGGCCTGGTTGGCTTCCCGAACGCCGGCAAGTCCACGCTGCTGAGCCGGCTGTCGCGGGCCACGCCGGAAATCGCCCCGTACCCGTTCACCACGAAGCACCCGCACCTCGGCATCGTCACGCTCGGCGACGCCGGCTTCGTGCTCGCCGACCTGCCCGGCCTGATCGAGGGCGCGGCGCAGGGCGTGGGCCTGGGGCACGAGTTCCTGCGGCACGTCGAGCGGACGCGGGTGCTGGTTCACGTCGTGGAGCCGTTCCCGTCCGACGCCGCCGACCCGGTGAAGAACTATCACACCATCCGCAAGGAGCTGGCCGACTACACCATCCCGCTGGACGGCCGGCCGGAGATCGTGTGCGTCAGCAAGGCGGAGCTGCCCGGCGCCGACGCCGTGCGCGACAAGTTGGCCGCGGAACTGGGCCGCGAGGTGCTCCTGTTCTCGGCGGTGACCGGTCAGGGTCTGTCGGGGGTGGTGGGCCGGGTGCTGGCGCTGCTGACGGAACTGAAGGCGGCGGAGCCGAAGGAGGTGCGGCGGCCGCCGGTCGAGTTCCCGACGGAGGCCGCGGTGCGGACCGAGGACTTCAAGACGCAGCCGGTGCCGAGCATCACCCCGCCGGCCGACGCGGGGGGGTGA